Proteins encoded by one window of Kribbella italica:
- a CDS encoding DUF6458 family protein: MSIGVGIFLIAVGAILAFGIRDNDAGAVNLTVVGVVIMLAGAAGIWLSYKITNDRRRVPTDAIDPAVEEQYRTVEASHEHDEHHTRIEHRPEGAPKSAKSAKPAKSAKARPQPITPQPVESDVGEHFDPVQAVDKPRTPEQPTQAPVEEPPTGDRTVELDPTASGLPEQPRRRTN, from the coding sequence ATGAGCATCGGAGTCGGGATCTTCCTGATCGCCGTCGGGGCGATCCTTGCCTTCGGGATCCGGGACAACGACGCCGGGGCGGTCAACCTGACCGTCGTCGGGGTGGTGATCATGCTGGCCGGCGCGGCGGGGATCTGGTTGTCGTACAAGATCACCAACGACCGTCGGCGGGTGCCGACCGATGCGATCGACCCGGCGGTCGAGGAGCAGTACCGCACGGTCGAGGCGAGCCACGAGCACGACGAGCACCACACCCGCATCGAGCACCGCCCCGAGGGCGCGCCGAAGTCTGCCAAGTCGGCGAAGCCTGCAAAGTCGGCGAAGGCACGGCCGCAGCCGATCACGCCGCAGCCGGTTGAGTCGGACGTTGGCGAGCACTTCGATCCGGTCCAGGCGGTCGACAAACCGCGTACGCCGGAGCAGCCGACGCAGGCGCCTGTCGAGGAGCCTCCGACTGGGGACCGCACTGTCGAACTGGACCCCACTGCCAGCGGCCTCCCGGAGCAGCCGCGCCGGCGTACCAACTGA
- a CDS encoding DUF58 domain-containing protein, whose amino-acid sequence MRQALRGLTTRGRAFVAAGITASLCALLLGQKDLLRVGILLVALPVVAALVVGRTRLRLQVRRSLAPAQVTVGTPATVELALSNEGRMPAGLLLLEDRIPYVLGHRPRFVVDRVSPNWKRTVTYPVKSDVRGLFQVGPLMLTVADPFGLVETSRTFARSQYLLVTPRVHKLPEVRLGSDRAGSGENRPRAIASAGEEDATVREYRDGDDLRRVHWRSTARRGSLMVRREEQPWQSRCAIFLDARTISHHGHGPSSSLEWSVSAVASIGADRIRRGYVTTLLGGPTTLSAITHRTSTAVHQPLTTQQVLTECATVEEHKYAEIGPLLTVDRHVQEPSLAIAVVGACTSDDITALNRWRTGQATGVALLLDAVSWAVGVEGTEKANRLAAATDATESELRRNGWRVARVRRGDPLPTVWSSLGLRSGRIA is encoded by the coding sequence ATGAGGCAGGCACTGCGCGGACTCACCACCCGGGGGCGGGCGTTCGTCGCTGCCGGGATCACCGCGTCGCTGTGCGCTCTGCTGCTCGGCCAGAAGGACCTGCTGCGCGTCGGCATCCTCCTGGTCGCGCTGCCGGTCGTGGCCGCTCTGGTGGTCGGCCGCACCCGGCTGCGGCTGCAGGTCCGCCGCAGCCTCGCGCCGGCCCAGGTCACCGTCGGTACGCCGGCCACGGTCGAGCTCGCCCTGAGCAACGAAGGGCGCATGCCGGCCGGGCTGTTGCTGCTGGAGGACCGGATCCCCTACGTGCTCGGCCACCGGCCGCGGTTCGTGGTGGACCGCGTCAGCCCGAACTGGAAGCGCACCGTCACCTATCCGGTGAAGTCGGACGTGCGCGGGCTGTTCCAGGTCGGGCCGTTGATGCTGACGGTCGCCGACCCGTTCGGGCTGGTGGAGACGAGCCGGACCTTCGCGCGCAGCCAGTACCTGCTGGTCACGCCCCGGGTGCACAAGCTGCCCGAGGTGCGGCTCGGCTCGGACCGCGCGGGATCCGGCGAGAACCGGCCGCGCGCGATCGCGTCGGCCGGTGAGGAGGACGCGACCGTTCGCGAGTACCGCGACGGCGACGACCTCCGCCGGGTGCACTGGCGCTCGACGGCCCGTCGCGGGTCGCTGATGGTGCGCCGCGAGGAGCAGCCCTGGCAGAGCCGGTGCGCGATCTTCCTCGACGCCCGCACCATCTCGCACCACGGGCACGGCCCGTCGTCCAGTCTGGAGTGGTCGGTCAGCGCGGTCGCGTCGATCGGCGCCGACCGGATCCGGCGTGGCTACGTCACCACCCTGCTCGGCGGACCGACGACGCTGTCGGCGATCACCCACCGCACCTCGACCGCCGTACACCAGCCGCTCACCACGCAGCAGGTGCTGACCGAGTGCGCGACGGTGGAGGAGCACAAGTACGCCGAGATCGGCCCGCTGCTCACGGTCGACCGGCACGTCCAGGAGCCCAGCCTCGCGATCGCCGTCGTCGGTGCCTGCACGAGCGACGACATCACGGCGCTGAACCGCTGGCGGACCGGCCAGGCCACCGGCGTCGCGCTGCTGCTCGACGCGGTCAGCTGGGCCGTCGGCGTCGAGGGCACCGAGAAGGCGAACCGCCTGGCCGCCGCCACGGACGCCACCGAGTCCGAACTCCGCCGCAACGGCTGGCGCGTCGCCAGAGTCCGCCGCGGCGATCCCCTACCCACCGTGTGGTCCAGCCTGGGACTACGAAGCGGAAGGATCGCATGA
- a CDS encoding DUF3040 domain-containing protein: MDRTGGLDWTRPIEIALTMEGSTVPLSEEEQRQFEQLERALAAEDPKFVSAMRGTNVRLYYKRRAVLAGVGFVLGIVILMTGAIIPNTIIGVIGFVVMVACLYVAALSMKRISNAGDGDDLPPPPPPTSKKHRTRHDSSGSFMERMEDRWRRRRDEDL; encoded by the coding sequence GTGGACCGCACCGGCGGCCTAGACTGGACTCGGCCTATCGAGATCGCGCTCACCATGGAGGGATCGACGGTGCCCCTCTCGGAAGAAGAGCAGCGCCAGTTCGAGCAGCTCGAACGTGCCCTCGCTGCGGAAGACCCGAAGTTCGTCTCCGCCATGCGAGGAACCAATGTGCGCTTGTACTACAAGCGCCGGGCAGTTCTGGCCGGCGTTGGATTCGTGCTGGGCATCGTGATTTTGATGACCGGCGCGATCATTCCCAACACCATCATCGGCGTCATCGGTTTCGTGGTGATGGTGGCCTGTCTGTACGTCGCGGCGCTGAGCATGAAGCGGATCAGCAACGCCGGCGACGGTGACGACCTGCCGCCGCCCCCGCCGCCGACCAGCAAGAAGCACCGGACCAGACACGACTCGTCCGGCAGCTTCATGGAGCGGATGGAAGACCGCTGGCGCCGGCGGCGCGACGAGGACCTCTGA
- a CDS encoding TetR/AcrR family transcriptional regulator: MTNSDLQSRTGRSQATRTLILTTAERLFAEYGVAAVSSRQICEAAGQGNNTAVGYHFGTKTDLVRAIIHRHTTRIDELREQMVAGIDDRADIRAWVGCLVHSSTDHLAELGNPTWYARFKAQLLTDPALREIAADITLSSPTALKILDGLTDVLSDLPLPARLERGDMTSRLVVQMCAEFERGLAAGTPMPRQTWPDLATGLVDAITGIWQAPVTP, translated from the coding sequence ATGACCAACAGTGATCTCCAGTCCCGCACCGGCCGTTCGCAGGCGACCCGCACGCTGATCCTCACGACGGCCGAGCGCCTGTTCGCCGAGTACGGCGTCGCCGCGGTCTCGAGCCGGCAGATCTGCGAGGCGGCGGGTCAGGGCAACAACACCGCCGTCGGCTACCACTTCGGCACCAAGACCGATCTGGTCCGCGCGATCATCCACCGGCACACGACCCGGATCGACGAGCTCCGCGAGCAGATGGTCGCCGGCATCGACGACCGCGCCGACATCCGCGCCTGGGTCGGCTGCCTGGTCCACTCGTCCACCGACCACCTGGCCGAACTGGGCAACCCGACCTGGTACGCCCGCTTCAAGGCCCAACTCCTCACCGACCCGGCCCTGCGCGAGATCGCCGCCGACATCACGCTGTCCTCCCCCACCGCCCTGAAGATCCTCGACGGCCTGACCGACGTCCTGTCCGACCTCCCCCTACCGGCCCGGCTCGAACGCGGCGACATGACCAGCCGCCTAGTCGTCCAAATGTGCGCCGAATTCGAACGCGGCCTCGCCGCCGGCACCCCCATGCCCCGCCAAACCTGGCCCGACCTAGCAACCGGCCTCGTCGACGCCATCACCGGCATCTGGCAAGCCCCGGTCACCCCGTGA
- a CDS encoding AAA family ATPase: protein MTEVAGRVRRAIETVIEGKPDVVETAVTVLLAEGHLLIEDVPGVGKTMLAKALARSIDCTVRRIQFTPDLLPSDITGVSVFNQEVRDFEFKPGAVFANIVVGDEINRASPKTQAALLESMEERQVTVDTTTYQLETPFMVIATQNPIEMEGTYPLPEAQRDRFMARVSMGYPEPAAELRMLDGHSATDPLNNLQPVTDSQQVLRLVKTVQSVHVSESVKEYAVALVGATRRSQELRLGASPRATLHLIRAARAAAALDSREFVLPDDLQELAVPVLAHRVLPAAEAHLGGRGASDIITGLVASVPLPRTRRD, encoded by the coding sequence CTGACAGAGGTGGCGGGACGGGTCCGCCGAGCCATCGAGACAGTCATCGAAGGCAAACCCGATGTCGTCGAGACAGCAGTCACCGTGCTGCTCGCCGAAGGACATCTACTGATCGAGGACGTACCGGGCGTCGGCAAGACGATGCTGGCCAAGGCGTTGGCCCGCTCGATCGACTGCACCGTGCGCCGGATCCAGTTCACGCCCGACCTCCTGCCGTCGGACATCACCGGCGTGTCGGTCTTCAACCAGGAGGTCCGCGACTTCGAGTTCAAGCCGGGCGCGGTGTTCGCGAACATCGTGGTCGGCGACGAGATCAACCGGGCCTCGCCGAAGACCCAGGCCGCGCTGCTGGAGTCGATGGAGGAGCGCCAGGTCACCGTCGACACCACGACGTACCAGCTCGAGACGCCGTTCATGGTGATCGCGACGCAGAACCCGATCGAGATGGAGGGCACCTACCCACTGCCCGAGGCGCAGCGCGACCGCTTCATGGCGCGCGTCTCGATGGGGTACCCCGAGCCGGCCGCCGAACTGCGGATGCTCGACGGTCACTCGGCCACCGACCCGCTGAACAACCTGCAGCCGGTGACCGACAGCCAGCAGGTGCTGCGGCTGGTCAAGACCGTCCAGTCGGTGCACGTGTCGGAGTCCGTCAAGGAGTACGCCGTCGCCCTGGTCGGTGCGACCCGTCGTTCGCAGGAGCTGCGCCTCGGCGCCAGCCCCCGCGCGACGCTGCACCTGATCCGGGCCGCCCGGGCCGCCGCGGCACTGGACTCGCGCGAGTTCGTGCTGCCGGACGACCTGCAGGAGCTCGCCGTACCGGTCCTTGCTCACCGGGTGCTCCCGGCGGCCGAGGCCCACCTCGGTGGTCGCGGTGCGTCGGACATCATCACCGGGCTCGTCGCCTCCGTGCCGCTGCCCCGCACTCGCCGGGACTGA
- the rsmH gene encoding 16S rRNA (cytosine(1402)-N(4))-methyltransferase RsmH, translating into MTVPTPSDRHVPVMLDRVVALLAPALQHPGAVLVDATLGLGGHSEAFLERCPEAHLIGLDRDPAALRLAGERLAPYAGRTTFVHAVYDELPRVLDELDVPAIDGILFDLGVSSMQLDEADRGFAYAQDAPLDMRMDSTAPTTAADILNTYSAADLARILFQYGEEKFSRKIADRIVRAREAEPFTNSARLSELVRDAIPQAARRTGGHPAKRTFQALRIEVNGELEVLRRALPAAVASLALHGRIVVMSYHSLEDRITKQTLAAGAKSDVPDDLPVIPAGHEPFLKLLTRGAERPTEDEVAANPRAASARVRAATRVREKGLVA; encoded by the coding sequence ATGACCGTCCCGACGCCGTCCGACCGCCACGTCCCCGTCATGCTCGACCGGGTCGTCGCCCTCCTGGCCCCGGCCCTCCAGCACCCTGGTGCCGTCCTCGTCGACGCCACGCTCGGGCTCGGTGGACACTCCGAGGCGTTCCTGGAGCGCTGCCCGGAGGCCCACCTGATCGGGCTCGACCGTGACCCCGCCGCGCTGCGGCTGGCCGGCGAGCGGCTCGCGCCGTACGCCGGACGCACCACCTTCGTGCACGCCGTGTACGACGAGCTGCCGCGCGTCCTCGACGAGCTCGACGTGCCCGCGATCGACGGCATCCTGTTCGACCTCGGCGTCTCCTCGATGCAGCTGGACGAGGCCGACCGTGGCTTCGCCTACGCGCAGGACGCGCCGCTGGACATGCGGATGGACTCGACCGCGCCGACCACGGCGGCCGACATCCTGAACACCTACAGCGCGGCCGACCTGGCCCGGATCCTGTTCCAGTACGGCGAGGAGAAGTTCTCCCGCAAGATCGCCGACCGGATCGTCCGGGCCCGGGAGGCCGAGCCGTTCACTAACAGCGCCCGGCTGTCCGAGCTGGTCCGCGACGCGATCCCGCAGGCGGCCCGCCGGACCGGGGGACACCCGGCCAAGCGGACCTTCCAGGCGCTGCGGATCGAGGTCAACGGCGAGCTCGAGGTGCTGCGGCGCGCGCTGCCGGCGGCGGTGGCGTCGCTGGCGCTGCACGGGCGGATCGTGGTGATGAGCTACCACTCGCTCGAGGACCGGATCACCAAGCAGACGCTGGCGGCGGGTGCGAAGTCCGACGTACCGGACGACCTGCCGGTGATCCCGGCCGGGCACGAACCGTTCCTGAAACTGCTCACCCGCGGGGCCGAACGGCCGACCGAGGACGAAGTGGCGGCCAACCCGCGGGCCGCCTCGGCCCGGGTCCGGGCCGCAACGAGAGTCCGCGAGAAAGGGCTGGTGGCTTGA
- a CDS encoding penicillin-binding protein 2 produces MKKPPRLLKLGRPALRLRVTFGVMALVLSLFAGRLIVLQGVDPDRYALAATKENTKPFVLHASRGSILDRNGVPLSVSEDAVAITADPTQTGKVASQLAGVLASRLSVDYATLMKKLTAKGRYVILANKVSPQTWNQITAELKERNKALKEQNKALPEEQKKPLLAGLYTEADPVRSHPNGTIAANVVGIVGAEGKGLAGLEYGLNDKLSGQDGKAMYEVDARGNKIPNADHTVEEPKPGVSAQLTLDADLQWFAERRIEQAVKQYKASSGSVVTVDVKTGEILVMANYPSFDPNKPVKTAALKNRALEQVYEPGSVQKVVTMAALADAGLISLDTKLQVPGVYTVQRRSIKDAFDHGVLNLTMAGVIAKSSNVGTIMAAQQMPVGDFVHYLKKFGFGEPTGIGFPGESRGLMPPGDEWSELTRSNVAFGQGLSANAVQMAAAVNAVANGGVYMPPKLIKDWVGADGNATPNQTAAPRRVVSESAAKQVTTMMEAVTGKGGTAPLAAIAGYRVAGKTGTAQEVDSACGCYRKWATSFAGFAPADNPRFVTYVVLQDPTNGRGGGFQGGPVFRDVMSYALQKYAVPPTGAKQPVIPITW; encoded by the coding sequence GTGAAGAAGCCGCCGCGGCTGCTGAAGCTCGGGCGTCCCGCGCTGCGGCTGCGGGTGACGTTCGGCGTGATGGCGCTGGTGCTGTCGCTGTTCGCCGGGCGGCTGATCGTTCTCCAGGGCGTCGACCCGGACCGGTACGCGCTGGCCGCGACCAAGGAGAACACCAAGCCGTTCGTCCTGCACGCCTCCCGTGGCTCGATCCTGGACCGCAACGGCGTCCCGCTGTCGGTGTCCGAGGACGCGGTCGCGATCACCGCCGACCCGACCCAGACGGGCAAGGTCGCGAGCCAGTTGGCCGGCGTACTGGCCTCGCGGCTGTCGGTCGACTACGCGACGCTGATGAAGAAGCTGACCGCCAAGGGCCGGTACGTCATCCTCGCGAACAAGGTCAGCCCGCAGACCTGGAACCAGATCACCGCCGAGCTCAAGGAACGCAATAAGGCGCTCAAGGAGCAGAACAAGGCGCTGCCCGAGGAGCAGAAGAAGCCGCTGCTGGCCGGCCTCTACACCGAGGCCGACCCGGTCCGCAGTCACCCCAACGGCACCATCGCGGCCAACGTGGTCGGCATCGTCGGTGCCGAGGGCAAGGGTCTGGCCGGGCTCGAGTACGGGCTGAACGACAAGCTGTCCGGCCAGGACGGCAAGGCGATGTACGAGGTCGATGCCCGGGGCAACAAGATCCCGAACGCCGACCACACCGTCGAGGAGCCGAAGCCCGGCGTGTCCGCGCAGCTCACCCTGGACGCCGACCTGCAGTGGTTCGCCGAGCGGCGGATCGAGCAGGCGGTCAAGCAGTACAAGGCCAGCTCCGGCTCGGTCGTCACGGTCGACGTCAAGACCGGCGAGATCCTGGTGATGGCCAACTACCCGAGCTTCGACCCGAACAAGCCAGTGAAGACCGCCGCGCTGAAGAACCGTGCGCTCGAGCAGGTCTACGAGCCGGGCAGCGTGCAGAAGGTGGTCACGATGGCGGCGCTGGCCGACGCCGGGCTGATCTCGCTGGACACCAAGCTGCAGGTGCCCGGCGTCTACACCGTGCAGCGCCGCTCGATCAAGGACGCCTTCGACCACGGCGTGCTGAACCTGACGATGGCCGGCGTGATCGCCAAGTCGTCGAACGTCGGCACGATCATGGCCGCCCAGCAGATGCCGGTCGGTGACTTCGTGCACTACCTGAAGAAGTTCGGCTTCGGCGAACCGACCGGGATCGGCTTCCCCGGCGAGAGCCGCGGCCTGATGCCGCCGGGCGACGAGTGGAGCGAGCTGACCCGGTCGAACGTCGCGTTCGGCCAGGGCCTGTCGGCCAACGCCGTGCAGATGGCGGCCGCGGTGAACGCGGTGGCCAACGGCGGGGTCTACATGCCGCCGAAGCTGATCAAGGACTGGGTCGGCGCCGACGGCAACGCGACGCCCAACCAGACCGCCGCGCCGCGCCGCGTGGTCAGCGAGTCGGCCGCCAAGCAGGTCACCACGATGATGGAGGCCGTCACCGGCAAGGGCGGGACGGCGCCGCTGGCCGCGATCGCCGGCTACCGCGTGGCGGGCAAGACCGGTACGGCGCAGGAGGTCGACTCGGCCTGCGGCTGCTACCGCAAGTGGGCCACCTCTTTCGCCGGATTCGCCCCGGCCGACAACCCGCGGTTCGTTACGTACGTCGTACTGCAGGACCCCACCAACGGGCGGGGCGGTGGTTTCCAGGGAGGTCCGGTGTTCCGAGACGTGATGAGCTACGCGCTGCAGAAGTACGCGGTCCCGCCGACCGGTGCGAAGCAGCCCGTCATCCCCATCACCTGGTGA
- a CDS encoding transglutaminaseTgpA domain-containing protein, with the protein MTGHVRISLAAWAATVLGALVLTPVFSGPFLFISAFLCAAVTGTGILLQNLRAPRFVVPVVQLVVLVEMLSFIFLRDTLRFGLLPWKETALEFNQQMVNAMSAINRFSAPLPADDHLTLFAASVIAATGLLIHLIAVQLRQAAWAGLLLLTMYTVPAATVHGGLPALLFIPPAVGYIVLLAAEGRTRLSRWGRRISGVSHLDASEPIEASALGQAGRRIGLSVIALAALLPALLPALPEGVIGNGLAGGGTGTGIGASITSTDPMLDMGKNLKRGDNVTALTYTGGPPGGTYLRLTALDQFDGNTWRISPRAEGQKVPDNDLQAPPGFNGDLSKVPTTEMKIDVSRNLRSQFAPVPYPLRSISLKDRWRYEPSSLDVVSTNGGGGVAGKNYRLKAYQLPLTPELLQATPPGTEPDSYTSQIPTRNMDDIRELTEKVVADAGENRFQQAVALQSFFRGGDFTYSTDTDNKSGMTALRKFLLQDRVGYCEQFATGMALMARVLGIPSRVGIGFLPGQPGKNGQYVVRMHDMHAWPELFFQGQGWVRFEPTPSARVASTPSWTEPAEPLPSTPTAAPTTAPTTPGSSTDPELERPGDRNLPDDNGLVPVDSGNWFSNGGAKAIGIGVVVIFVLGIPWLIRSLTRRRRFARPPGRLGVEGLWAEIRDTSRDLGLDWSDSSTPRQLGDWMASKLPESVHPQAHRLARGLEAVRYAGLADAEVDLRTEAADVRKALWSQAKLVQRWRARLLPPSWRWYLNRGSTEASDLLDEFDLLLARIRSTVLPRRSRPAD; encoded by the coding sequence ATGACCGGTCACGTGAGGATCTCGCTCGCTGCCTGGGCGGCGACGGTGCTCGGCGCGCTGGTGCTGACACCGGTGTTCTCCGGGCCGTTCCTGTTCATCAGTGCGTTCCTGTGCGCCGCCGTCACCGGCACCGGCATCCTGCTGCAGAACCTGCGCGCCCCGCGGTTCGTCGTACCGGTGGTGCAGTTGGTCGTGCTGGTCGAGATGCTGTCGTTCATCTTCCTGCGCGACACGCTGCGGTTCGGGCTGCTGCCGTGGAAGGAGACCGCGCTCGAGTTCAACCAGCAGATGGTGAACGCGATGAGCGCGATCAACCGCTTCAGCGCGCCGCTGCCGGCCGACGACCACCTGACCCTGTTCGCGGCGTCGGTGATCGCGGCCACCGGGCTGCTGATCCACCTGATCGCCGTACAGCTGCGTCAGGCCGCGTGGGCCGGGCTGCTGCTGCTCACCATGTACACGGTGCCCGCCGCGACCGTGCACGGCGGACTGCCGGCCCTGCTCTTCATCCCGCCGGCCGTCGGCTACATCGTGCTGCTGGCCGCGGAAGGCCGGACCAGACTGAGTCGCTGGGGGCGCCGGATCTCCGGCGTCTCGCACCTGGACGCGTCCGAACCGATCGAGGCCTCCGCGCTCGGCCAGGCCGGCCGCCGGATCGGCCTGAGCGTGATCGCCCTGGCCGCGCTGCTGCCGGCCCTGCTGCCGGCGCTGCCGGAAGGTGTCATCGGCAACGGTCTCGCCGGCGGCGGTACCGGCACCGGGATCGGCGCGTCGATCACGTCGACCGACCCGATGCTCGACATGGGCAAGAACCTCAAGCGCGGCGACAACGTCACCGCGCTGACCTACACCGGTGGCCCGCCGGGCGGGACGTACCTGCGGCTGACCGCGCTCGACCAGTTCGACGGCAACACCTGGCGGATCTCGCCGCGGGCCGAGGGCCAGAAGGTTCCCGACAACGACCTGCAGGCCCCGCCGGGCTTCAACGGCGACCTGAGCAAGGTGCCGACCACCGAGATGAAGATCGACGTGAGCCGGAACCTGCGGTCGCAGTTCGCGCCCGTGCCGTACCCGCTGCGCTCGATCTCGCTGAAGGACCGCTGGCGCTACGAGCCCTCGTCGCTGGACGTCGTGTCCACGAACGGCGGCGGTGGGGTGGCCGGCAAGAACTACCGGCTCAAGGCCTACCAGCTGCCGCTGACGCCGGAGCTGCTGCAGGCGACCCCGCCCGGTACCGAGCCGGACTCCTACACGAGCCAGATCCCGACCAGGAACATGGACGACATCCGGGAGCTGACCGAGAAGGTCGTCGCCGACGCGGGTGAGAACCGGTTCCAGCAGGCGGTCGCGCTGCAGAGCTTCTTCCGCGGTGGGGACTTCACCTACAGCACCGACACCGACAACAAGAGCGGGATGACGGCGCTGCGCAAGTTCCTGCTGCAGGACCGGGTCGGCTACTGCGAGCAGTTCGCCACCGGCATGGCGCTGATGGCGCGCGTGCTCGGCATCCCCTCGCGCGTCGGTATCGGCTTCCTGCCCGGCCAGCCCGGCAAGAACGGCCAGTACGTCGTACGGATGCACGACATGCACGCCTGGCCGGAGCTGTTCTTCCAGGGGCAGGGCTGGGTCCGCTTCGAGCCGACGCCCTCGGCGCGGGTCGCGAGCACCCCGAGCTGGACCGAGCCGGCCGAGCCGCTGCCGTCGACACCGACCGCCGCGCCGACGACCGCACCGACCACGCCGGGTTCCTCCACGGACCCGGAGCTCGAGCGCCCCGGCGACCGGAACCTGCCCGACGACAACGGTCTCGTCCCGGTGGACTCCGGCAACTGGTTCAGCAACGGCGGCGCCAAGGCGATCGGCATCGGCGTCGTCGTGATCTTCGTCCTCGGCATCCCGTGGCTGATCCGCTCACTCACCCGCCGCCGCCGCTTCGCGCGCCCACCCGGCCGCCTCGGCGTCGAGGGCCTGTGGGCGGAGATCCGCGACACCTCACGAGACCTCGGCCTCGATTGGTCCGACAGCTCCACACCGCGCCAGCTCGGCGACTGGATGGCGAGCAAACTCCCCGAGTCCGTCCATCCACAGGCCCACCGCCTGGCCCGCGGCCTCGAAGCAGTCCGCTACGCCGGCCTCGCCGACGCCGAAGTCGACCTGCGCACCGAGGCCGCCGACGTCCGCAAGGCCCTGTGGAGCCAAGCCAAACTCGTGCAACGCTGGCGAGCCCGCTTGCTGCCACCGTCCTGGCGCTGGTACCTCAACCGAGGCAGCACGGAGGCATCGGACTTGCTGGACGAGTTCGACCTACTGCTGGCCAGAATCCGCAGCACAGTCCTCCCCCGCCGAAGCCGCCCCGCGGACTGA
- the mraZ gene encoding division/cell wall cluster transcriptional repressor MraZ, with the protein MFLGTHFPKLDDKGRLFLPAKFRDELSEGLVITRGQERSLSVWPEAEFVQLTEQLKQAPITNKGARDYLRMLFAGASNEVPDKQGRVTIPPMLRDYAGLDRDCVVIGAMNRVEIWNTENWTRYSAEQEQAFADLSEEVLPGIF; encoded by the coding sequence GTGTTCCTTGGAACGCACTTCCCCAAGCTCGACGACAAAGGTCGGTTGTTCCTGCCGGCGAAGTTCCGCGACGAACTTTCCGAGGGTCTGGTGATCACCCGCGGGCAGGAGCGTTCGCTGTCCGTGTGGCCCGAGGCGGAGTTCGTGCAGCTGACCGAGCAGTTGAAGCAGGCTCCGATCACCAACAAGGGTGCCCGGGACTACCTGCGGATGCTGTTCGCCGGAGCCTCCAACGAGGTGCCGGACAAGCAGGGCCGGGTCACCATCCCGCCGATGCTGCGCGATTACGCGGGACTGGATCGCGACTGTGTCGTCATCGGGGCGATGAACAGGGTGGAGATCTGGAACACGGAGAACTGGACCAGGTACTCCGCGGAACAGGAGCAGGCGTTCGCCGACCTGTCCGAGGAGGTACTGCCCGGGATCTTCTGA
- a CDS encoding cytochrome P450 — translation MQLDTGHLDTAPLDGGSPQYPMPKATGCPFDPPPELKTLQATEPLSKVTLWDGSTSWLVTHFAHQRTLLADDRVSADRTKDGFPILQPNTPRTGSPVGFISMDDPEHSRLRRMVTAPFMIKRVRAMEPGVQQIVDNLIDHLLAGPQPADLVEEFALPVPSLVICQLLGVPYADHDFFQVNSKALIRIETPLEERMAARERLTSYLDDLVGRKLTEPGDDVLTELAARVTTGELTREEAAGIGVLLLVAGHETTANMIALGTLVLLEHPYQFAVLRDSDDPAVVNSAVEELLRYLNITHRGLTRVALADIEVGGRTIKAGDGLIFPNDIANRDPEVFDNPDVLDVRRDAKRHVGFGFGVHQCLGQPLARMELRVVYSTLYRRIPTLRAAVPLDQVDFKHDAIVYGVHKLPVTW, via the coding sequence ATGCAGCTCGACACCGGCCATCTCGACACAGCACCGCTCGACGGCGGCTCGCCGCAGTATCCGATGCCCAAGGCAACTGGTTGCCCGTTCGACCCACCGCCGGAGCTGAAGACCCTGCAGGCCACGGAGCCGCTGTCGAAGGTGACCCTGTGGGACGGCAGCACCTCATGGCTGGTCACCCACTTCGCCCACCAGCGCACGCTGCTCGCCGACGACCGGGTCAGCGCCGACCGAACCAAAGACGGCTTTCCCATCCTGCAGCCGAACACCCCCAGGACCGGCAGCCCAGTCGGCTTCATCTCGATGGACGATCCCGAGCACTCCCGGCTCCGGCGAATGGTGACCGCGCCGTTCATGATCAAGCGCGTCCGCGCCATGGAACCCGGCGTCCAGCAGATTGTCGACAACCTGATCGACCACCTGCTCGCCGGACCACAGCCGGCGGACCTGGTCGAAGAGTTCGCCCTGCCGGTGCCGTCGCTGGTGATCTGCCAACTGCTCGGCGTCCCGTACGCCGACCACGACTTCTTCCAGGTCAACAGCAAGGCGCTGATCCGGATCGAGACGCCGCTGGAAGAACGGATGGCCGCGCGCGAGCGCCTGACGTCGTACCTGGACGACCTCGTCGGCCGAAAGTTGACCGAGCCCGGCGACGACGTCCTGACCGAACTGGCCGCGCGCGTCACGACCGGCGAACTGACCCGCGAAGAGGCCGCTGGGATCGGCGTCCTGCTGCTGGTCGCCGGCCACGAGACGACCGCGAACATGATTGCCCTCGGCACCCTTGTCCTGCTCGAGCACCCCTACCAGTTCGCCGTCCTGCGCGACTCCGACGACCCGGCCGTCGTCAACAGCGCCGTCGAGGAACTGTTGCGCTACCTCAACATCACCCACCGTGGCCTGACCCGGGTCGCACTGGCAGACATCGAGGTCGGCGGCCGGACGATCAAGGCCGGCGACGGCCTGATCTTCCCCAACGACATCGCCAACCGCGATCCCGAGGTCTTCGACAACCCCGATGTCCTGGACGTCCGCCGCGACGCCAAGCGGCACGTCGGGTTCGGCTTCGGCGTCCACCAATGCCTCGGGCAACCACTCGCGCGGATGGAGCTGCGGGTTGTCTACAGCACGCTCTACCGGCGCATCCCGACGCTTCGCGCCGCCGTCCCGCTGGACCAGGTCGACTTCAAGCACGACGCGATCGTGTACGGCGTGCACAAGCTTCCCGTGACCTGGTGA